From Pseudoalteromonas rubra, one genomic window encodes:
- the dsbC gene encoding bifunctional protein-disulfide isomerase/oxidoreductase DsbC translates to MKKLLLAASLAFSVGAFAETTEEVSPMAVSPIASQFADLGLSVKSVSDSPISGLKTVITDKGVFYASPNGQYLVQGTMIDVTNRRNITEDALSGVRKSGVAEYQDSMIVYKAENEKHQITVFTDITCGYCRKLHRELDDYLAAGITVKYLAFPRGGLSGNGYKSLMNVWCADDAASAMTEAKAGNEVPDVKNCQAPVAEHYQLGQSFGISGTPAIVLEDGSMIPGYQPADALAKMLDQASKKS, encoded by the coding sequence ATGAAAAAGTTACTTTTAGCAGCGTCGCTCGCTTTTAGTGTCGGTGCCTTTGCCGAGACAACAGAAGAAGTTTCACCAATGGCGGTTAGCCCCATCGCATCTCAGTTTGCGGATCTGGGCTTATCAGTCAAAAGTGTGTCAGACAGCCCCATCTCTGGCCTTAAGACTGTGATCACAGACAAAGGGGTATTCTATGCAAGCCCTAACGGTCAGTATCTGGTTCAGGGAACTATGATTGATGTGACGAACCGTCGTAACATCACTGAAGATGCACTCAGTGGTGTACGTAAAAGTGGTGTCGCTGAGTACCAGGATTCGATGATCGTGTACAAGGCGGAAAATGAGAAACACCAAATCACGGTCTTTACTGACATTACCTGTGGCTACTGCCGTAAGCTTCACCGTGAGCTGGATGATTACCTGGCGGCGGGCATTACCGTTAAGTATCTTGCGTTCCCTCGCGGTGGTCTGAGTGGCAATGGTTATAAGAGCCTGATGAATGTGTGGTGTGCGGACGATGCCGCATCAGCCATGACTGAAGCGAAGGCAGGTAATGAAGTACCGGACGTGAAAAATTGTCAGGCTCCGGTTGCTGAGCACTACCAGCTAGGCCAGAGTTTTGGCATTTCTGGTACTCCGGCCATTGTGCTGGAAGACGGCAGTATGATCCCGGGCTATCAGCCAGCAGACGCATTGGCAAAAATGTTAGACCAGGCGAGCAAAAAATCTTAA